One genomic region from Sulfuriflexus mobilis encodes:
- the lptG gene encoding LPS export ABC transporter permease LptG: MKLLDRYIGINVVGSIGLVLLVLISLDSFFRLVRELNQVGEGNYSYIEMLLYLVLTTPYRIVEFFPIATLLGAITGLGMLASHSELVVMRAAGVSILRITLSVMKAGLLLIIAVMLLAEYVVPTAEQFAESRRTQMLAKQTALKTDNGFWSRDKRSFLNIRDIRPTGDIGNITIYEFDEQHRLRSSTHANKALYENGQWVLYGITQSDIDVSGVKTQTFERAQWDSILSPALLNIVVIDPLQISIRDLYSYSSYLRENGQNAERYELALWARLFMPVAIAVMLLLAVPFVFGPLRSVSIGQRILVGFLVGLAFFLVNQAFNHLGVVYHIPPLLSASLPAGVFLLLALLMLRRV, from the coding sequence GTGAAGTTGCTCGACAGGTACATCGGTATCAACGTGGTCGGTAGTATCGGCCTGGTGCTGTTGGTACTGATTTCCCTGGACAGTTTTTTTCGCCTGGTACGAGAGCTGAACCAGGTCGGTGAGGGTAACTATAGCTATATTGAAATGCTCCTCTACCTCGTCTTGACCACACCCTACCGGATTGTCGAGTTTTTCCCTATTGCCACCTTGCTGGGAGCGATCACCGGTTTGGGTATGCTTGCCAGTCACAGTGAGCTGGTGGTCATGCGTGCCGCTGGCGTTTCAATATTACGCATTACGCTTTCAGTGATGAAGGCTGGCCTGTTGCTGATTATTGCGGTGATGTTGCTGGCTGAATATGTCGTTCCCACGGCCGAGCAGTTTGCCGAATCACGGCGCACACAGATGCTTGCCAAGCAAACAGCACTAAAGACGGATAACGGTTTCTGGTCACGTGATAAGCGCAGTTTCCTTAACATTCGTGACATTAGACCGACAGGTGATATTGGTAATATTACTATTTATGAGTTTGATGAACAGCATCGACTACGCTCCAGCACCCATGCCAACAAGGCGCTTTATGAAAACGGGCAGTGGGTTCTGTACGGTATTACACAAAGTGATATTGATGTAAGCGGTGTCAAGACCCAGACTTTCGAGCGCGCCCAGTGGGACTCTATCCTGAGCCCGGCATTGTTGAATATTGTCGTGATTGACCCGCTACAGATTTCCATTCGTGATCTATACAGTTACTCAAGCTACCTGCGTGAGAACGGCCAGAATGCCGAGCGTTATGAACTGGCGCTATGGGCGCGTTTGTTTATGCCGGTGGCGATCGCTGTCATGTTATTACTCGCGGTACCGTTTGTGTTTGGGCCCTTGCGTTCGGTGAGTATCGGCCAGCGTATCCTGGTCGGCTTTCTGGTGGGCCTGGCCTTTTTCCTGGTTAATCAAGCCTTTAATCACCTTGGGGTGGTGTATCACATCCCACCGTTGTTGAGTGCATCGTTACCGGCAGGGGTGTTTTTGTTGTTGGCGTTGTTGATGTTGAGACGGGTTTGA
- a CDS encoding deoxynucleoside kinase — MSETRPDFIVVEGPIGVGKTSLARRLARSFGSELLLEGADENPFLERFYKKPREAALPTQLFFLFQRARQMQELRQADMFRPVRVSDFLIEKDRLFAELTLEDDEFDLYEQVYDNMTMNAPQPDLVIYLQAPVEVLLNRISKRGHDYERNISAAYLQRLNDSYTRFFHQYSAAPLLIVNASELDFVNNNQDYETLLERVRTVRSGRHFFNPQPFSL, encoded by the coding sequence ATGAGTGAAACAAGACCGGATTTTATTGTCGTAGAAGGGCCAATCGGGGTAGGCAAGACCAGTCTCGCCCGCCGCCTGGCCCGTTCCTTCGGCAGCGAGTTGCTGCTAGAGGGTGCCGATGAGAATCCCTTCCTTGAACGTTTTTACAAAAAACCACGTGAGGCGGCGCTGCCGACGCAGTTGTTCTTCCTCTTTCAGCGTGCCCGACAGATGCAGGAACTAAGGCAGGCCGATATGTTCCGGCCGGTTCGTGTATCGGATTTTTTGATCGAGAAGGACCGTCTGTTTGCCGAACTTACCCTGGAGGACGATGAATTCGATCTCTATGAACAGGTCTATGACAACATGACCATGAATGCCCCGCAGCCGGACCTTGTGATTTACCTGCAGGCACCGGTTGAGGTCCTGCTCAACCGCATCAGCAAGCGCGGCCACGATTACGAACGCAATATCTCGGCCGCCTACCTGCAACGCCTGAATGATTCCTATACGCGCTTCTTTCACCAGTATAGTGCTGCACCATTGTTGATTGTGAATGCCTCCGAGCTGGATTTTGTGAATAACAATCAGGACTACGAGACGCTACTGGAACGGGTAAGGACAGTCCGCAGTGGCCGTCATTTTTTCAATCCACAACCATTCAGCCTCTAA
- the folK gene encoding 2-amino-4-hydroxy-6-hydroxymethyldihydropteridine diphosphokinase, giving the protein MSAYIGLGSNLGEPLKQLQTAFAALDKLTNTRVSKRSSFYASKPMGPADQPDYINAVAEIETALAPQDLLLAMQAIEQLQGRDRSGERWGPRTLDLDILLYAEEVIATDSLQVPHPGLAGRDFVLIPLAEIAPDVVIPGQSALRQLLEDCPDHGLERLPG; this is encoded by the coding sequence GTGAGTGCCTATATTGGCCTGGGGAGTAACCTGGGTGAACCGTTAAAACAGTTGCAGACGGCTTTCGCTGCGCTGGATAAACTTACCAACACCCGTGTCAGCAAACGTTCCTCTTTCTATGCCAGCAAGCCGATGGGTCCGGCAGACCAGCCTGATTACATCAATGCCGTGGCAGAGATAGAGACCGCATTAGCCCCGCAGGATTTATTGCTCGCCATGCAGGCCATCGAGCAGTTGCAGGGCAGAGACCGTAGCGGGGAACGTTGGGGGCCACGTACACTGGACCTGGATATCCTGCTCTATGCGGAAGAGGTGATCGCTACCGATAGCCTGCAAGTACCACACCCGGGGCTGGCCGGGCGGGACTTCGTCCTGATCCCACTGGCCGAGATCGCCCCCGATGTTGTGATCCCGGGTCAGTCTGCACTCCGGCAACTGCTTGAGGATTGCCCGGACCATGGGCTGGAACGCCTGCCGGGCTGA
- the pcnB gene encoding polynucleotide adenylyltransferase PcnB, giving the protein MKVLDLNGQENCQNARGDAIIRALIIHSSICLNRFYLNLDNSPTNRPAPRIIPRAEHAISRSNISEEALKVLYGLKKAGHSAYLVGGAVRDLLLGREPKDFDVATDASPEQIRAAFRNCRLIGRRFRLAHIHFGREIIEVATFRAQLDSEAEGDVHMENGRIIRDNVYGSIEEDVWRRDFTVNSLYYNIHDFSVIDYVGGYEDVQQGLLRLIGDPEQRYHEDPVRMLRAIRFACKLGMRIEAETEAPIRQLAPLLGEISPARLFEEVLKLFHAGYALQTYERLRHYNLFGQLFPMTERSLAREENGFPNILLAESLRSTDKRIAEGKPVNPAFVFAALLWQPMQEYLPKLHESGMPEVQAIQVATDKAFTRMRESTSIPRRFALMVKEIYVLQARLMHRAGRRALRLLELPRFRAAYDFLVLRAIADESLRETAEWWTRIQEVEGDEREAMLLPAEPKKKRRRRKNPRKKPESH; this is encoded by the coding sequence ATGAAGGTTTTGGACCTGAATGGGCAGGAAAACTGCCAGAATGCTCGAGGCGATGCTATTATACGGGCACTTATTATCCACTCAAGCATTTGCCTGAACAGGTTTTATCTGAATTTGGACAACTCACCGACAAATCGGCCGGCGCCGAGAATCATCCCGCGTGCCGAACACGCCATTTCCCGCTCGAATATCAGTGAAGAGGCCCTCAAGGTCCTTTACGGGTTGAAGAAGGCCGGGCATTCCGCCTATCTGGTCGGTGGTGCGGTCCGTGACCTGTTGTTGGGTCGTGAACCCAAGGACTTTGATGTCGCCACGGATGCCTCGCCGGAGCAGATACGGGCCGCGTTCCGCAACTGTCGCCTGATCGGGCGGCGTTTTCGCCTGGCGCATATCCATTTTGGCCGCGAGATCATCGAGGTCGCCACCTTTCGTGCGCAACTCGATAGTGAGGCCGAGGGGGATGTGCACATGGAGAATGGTCGCATCATCCGCGATAATGTCTATGGCAGTATCGAAGAAGATGTCTGGCGTCGTGACTTCACGGTCAACTCACTGTATTACAATATTCACGATTTCTCGGTGATCGATTATGTCGGTGGTTATGAAGATGTGCAGCAGGGTCTGTTGCGCCTGATTGGCGATCCCGAACAGCGTTACCATGAAGACCCGGTGCGCATGCTGCGTGCCATACGCTTTGCCTGCAAACTGGGTATGCGCATTGAGGCAGAGACCGAGGCACCCATAAGGCAACTCGCCCCCTTACTCGGGGAGATATCCCCTGCGCGTCTGTTTGAAGAAGTGCTCAAACTGTTTCATGCCGGTTATGCCCTGCAGACCTATGAGCGGTTACGTCACTATAATCTGTTCGGGCAGTTATTCCCGATGACTGAGCGTTCCCTCGCCAGGGAGGAAAACGGCTTTCCGAATATTCTCCTGGCCGAGTCATTACGTAGCACGGACAAGCGTATCGCCGAAGGCAAGCCGGTCAACCCGGCCTTCGTCTTCGCCGCGCTGCTGTGGCAGCCCATGCAGGAGTACCTGCCGAAGTTACACGAGAGCGGTATGCCCGAGGTGCAGGCCATCCAGGTGGCGACGGACAAGGCCTTTACCCGTATGCGTGAGTCTACCTCGATCCCGCGGCGCTTTGCCCTGATGGTGAAAGAGATTTACGTCTTACAGGCGCGTCTGATGCACCGTGCCGGGCGGCGGGCCCTGCGTCTGCTGGAACTGCCGCGTTTTCGGGCGGCATATGACTTTCTGGTCTTGCGCGCCATCGCCGACGAAAGCCTGCGCGAAACAGCTGAGTGGTGGACGCGTATTCAGGAAGTCGAAGGCGATGAACGTGAGGCAATGTTGTTGCCTGCTGAACCAAAAAAGAAGCGTCGTCGTCGTAAAAACCCTCGTAAGAAACCGGAAAGCCATTAA
- a CDS encoding leucyl aminopeptidase, with the protein MDFSIKSGHPEKQRSACIIVGVFEPRRLSAAAEQLDAVSEAYLSNIIRRGDIEGKPDQTLLLHNVPNTLCDRVLLIGCGKERDFNEVAYRKALATAAMTVNENGAMDTVNFLPELPVKGHDVYWKVRQAVETTEAALYVFDELKTEKDKARRPLRKMVFSVPSRRDLSAAEQALKDGAAIATGVAVARRLGNLPANICTPTYLAEQATELGKSANKLKVKVLEQSDMETLGMGSLLSVAKGSRQPPKLICMEYRGADNDSKPYVFIGKGITFDSGGISIKPSAAMDEMKFDMCGAASVIGLMHTVTELQLPLNVIGIVPSCENMPDGLANKPGDIVTSMSGQTIEVLNTDAEGRLILCDALTYSERFSPETVVDIATLTGACVVALGSQATGLLGNHRGLNNDLLSAGKSSGDRAWELPLWEEYQEQLKSNFADMANIGGREAGAITAACFLSRFAKKMHWAHLDIAGTAWKHGDEKGATGRPVPLLTQYLLDKVK; encoded by the coding sequence ATGGATTTCAGTATAAAAAGTGGCCATCCTGAAAAACAACGCAGTGCATGTATTATTGTCGGTGTTTTCGAGCCGCGCCGCCTGTCCGCCGCTGCCGAGCAACTCGATGCGGTCAGTGAAGCCTACCTGTCCAATATCATCCGCCGCGGCGATATTGAGGGCAAGCCCGATCAAACCCTGCTGCTGCACAACGTCCCGAATACCCTCTGTGATCGTGTACTGCTGATCGGCTGTGGCAAGGAACGCGATTTCAACGAGGTTGCCTACCGTAAGGCCCTGGCCACAGCCGCCATGACCGTGAATGAAAACGGTGCCATGGATACCGTGAACTTCCTGCCGGAACTCCCAGTGAAGGGTCACGATGTCTACTGGAAAGTACGCCAGGCCGTGGAAACCACTGAGGCGGCACTCTATGTCTTTGATGAACTCAAGACCGAAAAAGACAAGGCACGCCGTCCGCTACGCAAGATGGTCTTCTCGGTGCCCAGCCGGCGCGACCTGTCCGCAGCCGAACAGGCACTGAAGGATGGCGCCGCCATCGCCACGGGGGTTGCCGTTGCCCGCCGCCTCGGTAATCTGCCGGCTAACATCTGTACCCCGACCTACCTCGCCGAACAGGCTACTGAACTCGGCAAATCCGCAAACAAACTTAAGGTTAAGGTGCTTGAGCAAAGCGACATGGAAACGCTCGGCATGGGTTCCCTGCTCTCCGTCGCCAAGGGCAGCCGCCAGCCGCCGAAACTGATCTGCATGGAATACCGTGGTGCTGATAACGATAGCAAACCTTATGTCTTCATCGGTAAGGGCATCACCTTTGATTCAGGAGGTATCTCCATCAAGCCCTCCGCCGCCATGGACGAGATGAAATTCGATATGTGTGGGGCAGCCAGCGTTATTGGCCTGATGCATACAGTAACCGAACTGCAACTGCCCCTGAACGTCATCGGCATCGTGCCATCATGTGAAAACATGCCGGATGGTCTGGCCAACAAACCCGGTGATATCGTCACCAGTATGTCCGGACAAACCATCGAGGTACTGAACACCGACGCCGAGGGCCGTCTCATCCTCTGCGATGCCCTGACCTATAGCGAACGCTTCAGCCCGGAAACCGTGGTCGACATCGCCACGCTGACCGGTGCCTGTGTCGTCGCCCTGGGTAGTCAAGCCACCGGCCTACTCGGTAACCACCGTGGCCTGAACAATGACTTGCTCAGTGCTGGTAAGAGCAGTGGTGACCGTGCCTGGGAATTACCGTTATGGGAAGAGTACCAGGAACAACTGAAAAGTAACTTTGCCGACATGGCCAATATTGGCGGTCGCGAAGCCGGAGCCATTACCGCTGCTTGTTTCCTCTCGCGCTTTGCGAAAAAAATGCACTGGGCGCACCTCGACATCGCCGGCACCGCATGGAAGCACGGTGACGAAAAAGGCGCTACCGGTCGCCCGGTACCGCTGCTGACGCAGTACCTGCTCGACAAGGTGAAGTAA
- a CDS encoding DNA polymerase III subunit chi: MTRVDFYLTQASNEQQRLLTACRLTEKACQLGHHVFIYSDQPEQTQQLDDLLWTFRAGSFLPHARSDADDADTYPVLIGTQHREEAAHDVMINLANVIPETFSRFERVAEIVSGMDSERQAARQRFKFYRDRGYALETHELGS, encoded by the coding sequence ATGACACGTGTGGATTTTTATCTGACTCAGGCCAGTAATGAGCAACAACGATTGCTAACGGCCTGTCGTCTGACGGAAAAGGCCTGTCAACTCGGTCATCATGTGTTTATCTATTCCGATCAACCGGAACAGACCCAACAACTTGATGACCTGTTGTGGACCTTTCGCGCAGGCAGCTTCCTGCCACACGCCCGCAGTGATGCCGATGACGCGGACACCTACCCGGTGTTAATTGGCACACAACACCGGGAAGAGGCCGCGCACGATGTCATGATCAATCTCGCCAATGTCATCCCCGAGACCTTCAGCCGCTTTGAACGTGTCGCCGAGATTGTCAGCGGTATGGATAGCGAACGGCAGGCGGCGCGTCAGCGTTTCAAGTTTTACCGTGACCGTGGTTATGCCCTCGAAACCCACGAACTGGGAAGTTAA
- the lptF gene encoding LPS export ABC transporter permease LptF, whose product MIIRRYILREIGTTLLAVTSVLLLIFFSTRFVRLLGDVAEGRLPAELVFSVLGLELLKNLASILPLAVFFAVLLAFGRLYRDQEMVALNASGIGQAQIMRMLLLLTPFILVLNGYLALYAAPWAAERVEQIRHAAEYRSELSLLSAGRFTESKDGRLIMYVESLTDDKQQLKNVFVQRLGTGSKSVLASDTGYRYVDKNSGDEFMVMVDGYRYEGEPGKADYRITKFDKHAVRINEKKAPLAIAGRNATASADLWQSANLREQAELQSRIILPLSAVAFMILAVPMSRVKPREGRYGRLFSAVVIYVIYNNLIGTSYKWVGKGEISPWIGMWWLPLLLLLTAAVVVAWQVRGQSLWHGLLRKPLTGTKA is encoded by the coding sequence ATGATTATCAGGCGTTACATCCTGCGTGAGATCGGCACGACCTTACTTGCCGTGACCTCGGTATTGTTGCTGATCTTTTTCAGCACCCGTTTTGTGCGACTGTTGGGTGATGTGGCGGAAGGGCGTCTGCCTGCCGAATTGGTTTTTAGTGTGCTGGGGCTGGAACTGCTGAAAAATCTGGCCTCAATCCTGCCGCTGGCCGTGTTCTTTGCCGTGTTACTGGCCTTTGGCCGCCTCTACCGTGACCAGGAAATGGTCGCCCTGAATGCCAGTGGTATCGGGCAGGCGCAGATCATGCGTATGTTGCTGCTGCTGACGCCGTTTATCCTGGTCCTGAACGGTTATCTGGCACTGTATGCGGCGCCATGGGCCGCAGAAAGGGTTGAGCAGATTCGCCATGCTGCCGAGTACCGTTCTGAGCTGAGCCTGCTCAGTGCTGGGCGGTTTACCGAATCAAAGGACGGTCGCCTGATCATGTACGTGGAGTCGCTGACGGATGATAAGCAACAGCTGAAAAATGTTTTTGTCCAGCGCCTTGGCACAGGCAGCAAGAGCGTTCTCGCCTCCGATACGGGTTATCGCTATGTCGATAAAAACAGTGGTGATGAATTTATGGTCATGGTCGATGGCTACCGTTATGAAGGGGAACCGGGGAAGGCCGATTACCGGATCACGAAGTTTGACAAGCATGCCGTGCGCATTAACGAGAAAAAGGCTCCGCTGGCTATTGCGGGTCGTAATGCCACAGCCTCTGCAGACTTATGGCAGTCGGCAAACCTACGTGAGCAGGCCGAGTTACAAAGTCGCATTATCCTGCCCTTGTCAGCCGTGGCCTTTATGATCCTCGCCGTGCCCATGAGTCGGGTAAAGCCGCGCGAAGGGCGTTATGGCAGATTGTTCAGTGCTGTGGTGATCTATGTTATTTACAATAACCTTATTGGCACGTCGTATAAGTGGGTAGGCAAGGGTGAAATATCACCGTGGATCGGAATGTGGTGGTTGCCATTATTATTACTGCTGACGGCAGCGGTGGTGGTGGCGTGGCAGGTGCGTGGTCAAAGCCTCTGGCATGGCCTGTTACGTAAACCATTAACGGGAACAAAAGCGTGA
- a CDS encoding valine--tRNA ligase gives MDKTYQPNAIEQRWYDTWESRGYFAAGSGAAAGAKTYCIMIPPPNVTGSLHMGHGFNNTVMDTLVRFHRMRGDNSLWQAGTDHAGIATQMVVERQLAAEGKTRHDLGREEFIKQVWEWKAESGGNITRQLRRMGASIDWSRERFTMDPELSTAVSEVFVRLHEEGLIYRGKRLVNWDPVLHTAVSDLEVISQEENGYLWHMRYPLADGNGHVIVATTRPETMLGDAAIAVHPGDERYQHLVGQMVELPLTGRKIPIIADDYVDPAFGTGCVKITPAHDFNDYGVWQGHRDESAIAALPNGGLINIFTIDARIIGADDDNGELVPADFHDLDRYEARKLIIEELGAQDLLEKTDDHKLMVPRGDRSGAVIEPFLTDQWYVKVAPLAAPAIKAVEDGDIKFVPDNWKNTYFEWMRNIDDWCISRQIWWGHRIPAWYDDKGDIYVGRSEQEVREKHGLGDKVALRQDEDVLDTWFSSALWPFATLGWPQQTEALKAYYPTNVLVTGFDIIFFWVARMIMMGLKFMGDVPFKEVYIHGLVRDSQGQKMSKSKGNVLDPLDLIDGIELEDLVAKRTTGLMQPKMAKKIEKATRKEFAEGIQAFGTDALRFTFAAQASTGRDIKFDMNRVAGYRNFCNKLWNAARYVLMNTEGQDTGIDNDEVELNRFDRWIISRLQQVETEVIDAIEHYRLDHAAQAIYDFTWNEYCDWYLELSKPVLQSEDSSEAAQRGTRRTLVRVLETLLRLAHPLIPYITEEIWQRLAPLAGQTGETIMLQPYPVSDNSKIDEQAIAETELVMQLNRGVRRIRSEMNIAPGKPLPVTVQNLSVAERTVLEETAHCSLAISRMASLDFVGAEATLPESASALVGSNGMLHIPLAGLIDKEAELQRLDKELLKTEKELAMRQKKLSNQGYVDKAPEAVVNKERERVAELESALQRLQEEKKRIAAM, from the coding sequence ATGGACAAGACCTACCAACCCAACGCCATTGAACAACGCTGGTACGACACCTGGGAATCCAGAGGCTATTTCGCCGCCGGAAGCGGTGCCGCCGCCGGGGCCAAGACTTACTGCATTATGATCCCACCGCCGAATGTCACCGGCAGCCTGCACATGGGCCATGGCTTTAATAACACCGTCATGGATACCCTCGTTCGCTTTCACCGCATGCGTGGCGATAACAGCCTTTGGCAGGCAGGTACCGACCATGCCGGCATCGCCACGCAGATGGTCGTCGAGCGCCAACTGGCCGCTGAAGGTAAAACCCGCCACGACCTTGGCCGCGAGGAATTCATCAAGCAGGTCTGGGAATGGAAGGCAGAGTCCGGTGGCAACATCACCCGCCAGTTGCGTCGCATGGGGGCCTCGATTGACTGGTCGCGTGAACGCTTCACCATGGATCCGGAACTTTCCACCGCTGTGTCCGAGGTCTTTGTGCGCCTGCATGAAGAGGGCCTCATCTACCGTGGCAAGCGCCTCGTTAACTGGGACCCGGTTCTGCATACCGCGGTTTCCGATCTCGAGGTGATCTCGCAGGAGGAAAACGGTTACCTCTGGCACATGCGTTATCCGCTGGCCGATGGTAACGGTCACGTCATCGTCGCCACCACACGACCCGAGACCATGCTCGGCGATGCTGCCATCGCAGTACACCCGGGTGACGAACGCTATCAGCATCTCGTCGGACAGATGGTGGAACTACCTCTGACCGGCCGCAAGATCCCGATCATCGCCGATGACTACGTGGACCCGGCGTTCGGTACCGGTTGTGTGAAGATCACCCCGGCCCACGATTTTAACGACTATGGCGTATGGCAAGGCCACCGCGACGAGTCGGCCATTGCCGCCCTGCCGAACGGCGGACTCATCAACATCTTCACCATCGATGCCCGCATTATCGGTGCCGATGACGATAACGGTGAACTGGTGCCGGCTGATTTTCACGACCTCGACCGCTACGAAGCACGTAAACTGATCATCGAAGAACTCGGCGCCCAGGACCTGCTGGAGAAGACCGACGACCACAAACTCATGGTGCCGCGCGGTGACCGCTCCGGTGCGGTCATCGAGCCATTTCTCACCGACCAGTGGTATGTGAAAGTCGCACCGCTCGCCGCACCGGCCATCAAGGCCGTCGAGGATGGTGATATCAAGTTCGTCCCGGATAACTGGAAGAACACCTATTTCGAATGGATGCGCAACATCGATGACTGGTGTATCAGTCGCCAGATATGGTGGGGCCATCGCATCCCGGCCTGGTATGACGATAAGGGCGATATCTATGTCGGCCGCTCCGAACAGGAAGTGCGCGAGAAACATGGCCTCGGTGACAAGGTTGCCCTGCGCCAGGATGAAGACGTCCTCGATACCTGGTTCTCCTCTGCGCTGTGGCCGTTTGCGACGCTCGGTTGGCCGCAGCAGACCGAGGCATTAAAGGCCTATTACCCGACTAACGTGCTGGTCACCGGTTTTGACATCATCTTTTTCTGGGTCGCCCGCATGATCATGATGGGCCTCAAGTTCATGGGCGATGTGCCCTTCAAGGAAGTCTACATCCACGGTCTGGTGCGTGACTCACAGGGCCAGAAGATGTCGAAGTCCAAGGGCAACGTACTCGACCCGCTCGATCTGATTGATGGCATCGAGCTCGAAGACCTCGTCGCCAAACGCACCACCGGCCTGATGCAACCGAAGATGGCGAAAAAAATCGAAAAGGCCACGCGCAAGGAATTCGCTGAGGGTATCCAGGCCTTCGGTACCGATGCACTGCGCTTTACCTTTGCCGCGCAGGCCTCGACCGGACGCGATATCAAGTTCGATATGAACCGTGTCGCCGGCTACCGTAACTTCTGTAACAAGCTATGGAATGCCGCCCGCTACGTGCTTATGAATACCGAGGGTCAGGATACCGGTATCGATAACGATGAGGTGGAACTGAATCGTTTTGACCGCTGGATCATCTCGCGCCTGCAACAGGTCGAGACCGAGGTCATCGATGCCATCGAGCACTACCGCCTCGACCATGCCGCTCAGGCGATTTACGACTTTACCTGGAACGAGTACTGCGACTGGTACCTGGAACTCTCCAAGCCGGTACTACAAAGTGAGGACAGCAGCGAGGCTGCCCAGCGCGGCACCCGCCGCACCCTGGTACGTGTACTGGAGACCCTGTTGCGCCTGGCCCACCCGCTCATACCTTATATAACGGAAGAGATCTGGCAGCGCCTTGCCCCGTTGGCTGGACAAACGGGTGAGACCATCATGCTGCAACCCTACCCGGTTAGTGACAACAGTAAGATAGATGAGCAGGCGATTGCCGAGACCGAACTGGTCATGCAGCTAAATCGTGGTGTGCGTCGCATCCGCAGCGAAATGAACATCGCCCCGGGCAAGCCGCTGCCGGTCACAGTGCAGAATCTCAGTGTGGCCGAACGTACCGTACTCGAAGAAACCGCGCATTGCAGCTTGGCGATCAGTCGCATGGCGTCGCTCGACTTTGTCGGTGCGGAGGCAACATTACCGGAGTCTGCCAGTGCACTCGTCGGTAGTAACGGCATGTTGCATATCCCGTTGGCCGGGCTTATCGATAAAGAGGCAGAGCTGCAACGTCTCGACAAGGAACTGCTTAAAACTGAAAAAGAACTGGCGATGCGGCAGAAAAAACTCTCTAACCAGGGTTATGTCGACAAGGCCCCCGAGGCCGTGGTCAACAAGGAACGTGAACGTGTGGCGGAACTGGAGTCTGCGCTGCAGCGCCTGCAGGAAGAAAAGAAACGTATTGCCGCGATGTAG
- the panB gene encoding 3-methyl-2-oxobutanoate hydroxymethyltransferase — protein MSRLDLKAFMQMKQRGEKITVLTAYDASFAQLFEQAGVEILLVGDSLGMVIQGHDSTRPVSLDDMVYHCRAVALTSQCCYIMADMPYHTYLQPTQTVENARRLVEQGGAQMVKLEGGREQLEVIEALVAAAIPVCGHLGLLPQSVTTPDGYKVQGRDAESAERILADAILLEQAGVSMLLLECVPAELAKRISQRVAVPVIGIGAGVDCDAQVLVSYDMLGISGGHKARFVHNFLRGNDSIEMAVQAYVQAVKDGRYPAAEHTYQ, from the coding sequence ATGTCACGCCTTGATCTGAAAGCCTTCATGCAGATGAAACAACGGGGTGAGAAGATCACCGTGTTGACAGCCTATGATGCGAGCTTTGCACAACTGTTCGAACAGGCCGGCGTGGAAATTCTGCTGGTGGGTGATTCATTGGGCATGGTCATACAGGGCCATGACTCAACCCGCCCGGTGAGCCTGGATGACATGGTTTATCATTGCAGGGCCGTCGCACTCACTAGTCAATGCTGTTATATCATGGCGGATATGCCGTATCACACCTACCTGCAGCCGACACAGACCGTGGAGAATGCACGGCGCCTTGTCGAGCAGGGTGGGGCACAAATGGTCAAACTCGAAGGCGGGCGCGAACAGCTCGAGGTGATCGAGGCGCTGGTCGCAGCGGCGATCCCGGTGTGCGGCCATCTTGGCCTGTTGCCGCAATCGGTAACGACACCTGACGGTTACAAGGTGCAGGGGCGGGATGCCGAGAGCGCCGAGCGCATCCTTGCAGATGCTATATTACTCGAGCAGGCCGGTGTCAGTATGTTGCTGCTGGAGTGTGTTCCGGCGGAACTGGCCAAACGGATTAGCCAACGCGTAGCGGTTCCTGTGATCGGTATCGGTGCCGGCGTCGACTGTGATGCCCAGGTGCTGGTCAGTTACGACATGCTTGGCATCAGTGGCGGGCACAAGGCCAGGTTCGTGCATAACTTCCTGCGAGGCAATGACAGTATCGAAATGGCCGTGCAGGCCTATGTGCAGGCGGTCAAGGATGGCCGTTACCCCGCCGCTGAACATACTTACCAGTAA
- a CDS encoding RDD family protein has product MTTDTHNQTLPPAGLLRRLAAFVYDILLLAAILFIAAFVALPFNAGEAIDPGNPWYQTYLFILSFLFYAWFWTRGGQTLGMRAWRLRVESMDGGPINLGQSLLRFMAGMATMMTGGLAMLWMVFDKEKRTLHDRFSDSRVVMLPKVKK; this is encoded by the coding sequence ATGACCACAGACACCCATAACCAGACATTACCGCCGGCCGGGCTGCTCCGCCGCCTCGCTGCCTTTGTCTACGATATCTTGCTGCTTGCCGCCATCCTCTTCATCGCCGCCTTCGTCGCCCTGCCTTTTAACGCTGGCGAGGCCATTGACCCCGGCAACCCCTGGTACCAGACCTACCTGTTCATCCTGAGTTTCCTGTTCTATGCCTGGTTCTGGACCCGTGGCGGACAAACCCTCGGCATGCGTGCCTGGCGCCTGCGCGTCGAGAGCATGGACGGCGGTCCCATCAATCTGGGCCAGTCGCTGCTGCGTTTCATGGCGGGCATGGCGACGATGATGACCGGTGGTCTGGCGATGTTGTGGATGGTGTTCGATAAGGAGAAGCGGACTTTGCATGACAGGTTTTCGGATTCTAGGGTGGTGATGTTGCCGAAGGTTAAGAAATAA